The Setaria viridis chromosome 9, Setaria_viridis_v4.0, whole genome shotgun sequence sequence GGTTTCGGTACCTTTTATTCAATAAAGAATCAGATGCTCCTGTACTGAACGGTGCAATTATAAAGGCTTGCTCATGTTCTTTCTTTTCATGTGATTTTGCAGCTATACAGCACAGTCACACTTCGACGTGGTGAGAAAAAGCATTACACAAATAAAGTGGATGTGTACAGCTTTGGCATTGTTTTGTGGGAATTGTTGACCAATAGGATGCCATTCGAAGGCATGTCAAATCTACAAGCTGCATATGCTGCTGCTTTTCAGGTAAGCATGAAACTATTGCTGCCCATACTTGCACAAGTTAGTAATGCCTCCTTTTGTGGGTAAAGCTGCTAGCCTCTTACTACTTAGTAGTTACTTAACTGCTTGTATTTTTTATTCCTCACTGAAAGACTTGCTTGGCTACCTAAAGTGTGAAGGCTAAAATGTTAAAGATGAAATGGCAAAGATTTGATTCCAAGGAAGCAATGTTTTGAATTTATTATTGTCATGGAAGGAAGTTTTGCAATTGCAAATTATTAACCTTTTGTTTTCATGATGTGTCTGCGATGTTTGTTTGACCATTATATGCATCAAATTGACGAACCAGATGCCATAACATAATCCAACTGGTCCACATAGCATGTATCATAGGATTATCCAACTGCTTTGCATAACATTAACACCTTTCTTTAACAATTGGTTCCACTTTATCTTGTAATCCTTAGAACATGAACTCCTACCAGATTACCATTTTGACATTATTATCAGTTGTGCTTGCAGTGTACTTTCGTTTCTGATTGCAGTCTACTGGTGTGAATAATACTGTCTCTTGCTCATATGAACAGCAAAAGCGGCCAACACTTCCTGAGGATACACCCCAGGAACTTGTGTTCATAGTACAATCATGCTGGGTCGAGGATCCTAGCATGCGACCCAGTTTCAGCCAGATCATCCGGATGCTTGAAACTTTCCTCATGACAatacctcctccaccaccttcagAACCAAATGAAGACGAGGAATCAGAAGAAACAAGGTCTTCACTGAGCAGTAGGAGCTCCTCTGGCTCCTCGCTCGTTTCGCGCGCGACAAGCAAGCTCTCGGTCGTCCGCCATCTCTTCGCCTCAAAGAAGGCAGGCAATGGGAAGGCGTGATGCGTCGCCCCGAGATGTTTTCCTTTGGTGCTGTAAAGATGCTAGCCTAGGTCATGCGTAATACAAAGAGGGATCTTGTTCATTGTAGAGTAGCTGTTGTATTGATGATACAAAGGAAAGTTGAAGCGCAACTTTTGCAAGCTATGTATAGCTCGCAGCTGCTTTACTGTAACTTGTCCATGCTTGCTCTTCGGGCAATCTTCTCTTCACTGCATATTCTGCGCCACTGGTATGATAACTAATGGCAAATCATGATATCCAAATAAACCCCGACAGGATGGTTCTACGGTACAGATCCATAGAACACATCCAGTCATTTCTTTACCATGAATATGCAAAAGCACTTACTATTTCGTCAAAAGTATTATTCACGCACTACATTTTCATACTTCTGCTGATCTTTTTAATCGAAAAAATAATGTTAAAAGATGTATACTGTTAGTAGATGCCTAGCACAAGTCAATTTTTTCTTGAGACGCAGCACAAGTATATTGGTTTGTTTACGTTTTAGAACCAGGTGACTGTTAGGAATGTACAAAATTTACACAAAAAATGTGTTAGTTCTTATTCTATTTTTACGGCAAAACGTGAAAATTGTCTTAGAGTATGAGACTCCTTTGTTCAAATGGGTCATCAGCTCAGCTGTGACCTGCGACCAGCGCAGTGCGGAGAGCTGAAGCGTGAAGGCCGGAGCCCAGCAAACCCCACCGCCGACTCCAGCCGCCGCGCCATGGCTTCTCCTCCGGGGGCCAACagcgcggcctcctcctcgaggGGGGCGCCCTTGCCGTTGCCCTTtcccttcgccgccgcggcccacttcccctcccgcgccgccgtcccttTCATGCCGCAGCACCATCACCTGCCGCCCACCTCCGACGGCGACGAAGAGGtcgaagaagatgaggaaagtatggacgacggcagcggcgaaGAGGATGAGGCCGAGCTGGAGGACGGAGCCGCCCTCGGCCCGCAGCAGCGacgcgcctcctccgccccagGTGAATCAAGGGTTTGAGCAGAGAATTCAGGCTTTCATATCTTACAAGTAGAGTGAATTCCGCTGCTTGTTGGTGGGGAATGGCTAAACCTAATTCGCTGCGGATCCATGATTAAGCTAGGTTCATGGTGGAGTCTGAATAGTAAAATTACCCCTATTTCCCAGTTAGGATTGAGATGCTTCTGTATCTGGATGAAGGTGATCATTGCTGCTTGCTGATCGTGCACCAGGTATTGGGCGGGCAGCGATGAATGGGGAGAATGGAGTGAGGCATATCCAAGAGGGGCATCAGTGGCAGCAGCAGAGTCATTTGTATAACCGTGGAACCGAGCAATATGGGTCTACTTCGTCTGGAGGGGACGAACCTGGTACTATCCCCAGGGAGATGAGGGTGGAGAATGGATATGGAGTTATCGGAAGAAGAGAGGGGGGTCCTGCATCTAGCTATTGGGACCTGCTGAGAGCACACCTCTCTGATCCGTTGACGTGGGTACCTGAAAATGACTTTGTTGTTCTCCTGAGAATTTAGCTTTTGTACTAGAAGATTAGAGATAACCTGGCTATTTGAACTTCTTGATTCACTTTTGTAGTGTGGTAAAACAACATCATATAAATTTGAGACTGCTACAATGCAATGCTAATATCAAGCATCTGCTAGCAGCCTATCATCACACTGTATTTACTTGACTAGGTTCATGGTTTGCTAGTTTTTCCTTCTGGCTAAATGATTGTCGGGCATGTTTTCACTGAAATTTCTCAGATCCAAATCAACTTTGCTTCTGACACAGAAATGGTACATTGGTACTTCTTAATAGAACTGTAATTCCAAAAATCTCATTTCTTTTATCTTCCCACATCTTTATCTGCAGAGGTGTTCTCATGGATGATGCCATGATTCTATCATGTGGCCATTCGTATGGAAGTGGTGGGATGCATCATATCTACAGAATGGTATGTCAAAGAATCCTTACCCACCTGAAAATTTTGTAGCTTTTGGCTCTTGTACCTAGATCATTACAATTGTTTTCTCTATGTTGTACCTACCTGTGCTAGTAAGTCAAGATTTTTGTGGCCCAAAGCTTGCTATATTAATCAAATCACAATAAGCTGGTTGTTGCTTTGAGGTGCAATGGTTTCCCTTGTCCATTATTTATATAGCCTCTGGTTTGGCTCGTAGCCAGTAATGCGCGTGCCATTCCAAGAACTTATATGATACAAAGGTTCCAACACTTTCTTTCCCATTCATCGAGTATAAAGATCTATGAAGGGAAAAAAATAGCAGGGGTTATAGCAATGTTTTGTAGTCAATCATCTGTTGACATCATGCATAATAAATAATGCAACCTTCCATTTGCAATGACAAGCATTACCAAATAATCCTGGAAACTGCAAACCTGATAACTCACTGCTTATTGTAGTGCTTTTGTGAAATTTCAAGTGCTTGGTGAAAGTGTTATGGAATGGTTTATTCCATTGTGCAGAAAGCTTGTGGTAAATGTGGGCAGCCAATTAGCGAGGACACAATTCGACCAAACTTGGGTATGAGTTTGAACTTCTCAGTATCAACTACTGTGATATATGTATCCATTATATTGTGCCAATGAGCTCGTTTGCTGTTAAATGTCTTGGCGGTTTGCATACAAATGTTTCAGCTCTTTAGCCATGGCACCAGAAGCTCTTTACACATGTGTAACTTTAAGATTTGTATCCATTGATTGAATAATTTGTAATGCTGATACCTACCTGCCCTTGTGTCTGCTTCCTTCTTCTAGCAGCTCAAACAAGAGTATGCATGTACTATTCATTCCAGTAAACTTTCCCTGTTAGTTGTTGTGCAGAGCTTTTACCCTGCCATTTCTTGTATGACATCAGTTTTCAGGAGTAGTGTAGGTAACTGGACAAAGAGTTGTGATCCATTCACACATTCACGTGAGACAGTTCATACATTCTGGTATCTTGTAGCTTCCATTACCTCAGAGGTTTTTTTGGGTATGTTTTCAGCTCTTCGCCTTGCAGTTCAGGCATTTAAACGCGAAGAAGATTCAGCAAAGACActgaaaagaagaagagagcgccTTGAACAGGTATACACACTTTTCCAGCATATTAATTATGCTTCAAATTTTGGCAGCTATGTGTGTTGCATGTTCTTAAATCCATTCTACTCTATATGAGGACAAATGTGGCAATGACGATCCAAATCCTACTGAACTTTCTAGAGGGAAAGGTGTGCAGTTTCCTTTTTCTGTCTTTGACCGCGTCATAATCAAGGTATTTTTATCGACAAGCCAACTAAGCGGCAGTGGCTTTcattctctctgtttttttattgtttCAATAACTAGTGCCAGAAATGGATTTTTGCCAGGGAAACAAGAGGACCCCAGAACGATTTGTGGGCCGTCAAGCAGTTGTGACAGCGCAGTGCTTAAATGGATGGTTAGAAACATTTACTCCTTCCTGACCTTACCTGAATCAAGAAAAATGCTCGTGTCATCTGAAAATTGTTTCTTTTCCATAATCTTTTGCACATGCATGGCAGGTATGTAGTGAAGACTTTAGACAATGCAGAGAGCGTGAAGTTGCAGTACCGTTCCTTGGAAAAGGCTGCCGATGGAAATGGGGCTTCAGCTATGGTCTCAAGCAACGCCCAAAGTGCAAGCTGGTTATAAGGTACAATGCGGGTCATTGTGCAGTGATAGACCCTTCCAACACCTGAAACACTTCCAATTTCATCTGCTGTGCTTCCGTAATGGTGCCAGCAACCAGCATGCTGAATTCAGATTAGATTTTCTTTGTCCCTTTTTGTCTCCTGGTGGAGACACAGATCTTGTGAGGAATGTTTCTTTACACCATTGCAAAAGCATGTGACGTCATCGATTAGCAAGCGCCTCACAGGTATCTGTTTTGGTGATAGCAGCTGAGCAGCATGCGTTGGAAACTTTGTGTTGGGAGCTACCACTCAAGTACCCTACCATTCAGGTGACAGTATCAGATACTGAAGGAGACTTGGCCTTGTTTAGCTGCCCAACTTtgggtgccaaaattactgtagcaacactgtagcgtttcgtttgtatttgtgaattattgtccaaatattaactaattaggctcaaaagattcgtctcgcaaagtacaacaaaattgtgcaattagtttttgatttcgtctacattcagtactccatgcatgtaccgcaaatttgatgtgatggagaattttctttttgcatagtgccaaacttgggattttggagtgaactaaacatgaccttgCTTCAAAAGGGGTGTCAGATGTTGATGAATTGAAAGGTGTGAAGGTAAAAAATCACAAGAGATTGAAGTATTGAACACTTCACCCTTCTGGACCAAACAACCCTTTTACAGATCACCTGTCATGTCTGCAGGACTGCAGAACAAAGGAAACCATACAAGTCCTGTCAAAGCAACTACTCCGTTCCAGGCACTTACACGTGTCACCCTGCCAACCGTCCGATCCGTGTCGTTCCAGAAGGATCCGCCTCCGAATCAACGGCGGACTCTGACAAGCCGCGCGCGCCGTGAGCCGGTCGCCCGCTATAAAGGTCTCCCCTCCGCCCAAATCCAACCTCTTTTCCCTCTCGGcctgcctccgcctccacgcCACACAGAGGATAGCGAGAgagggggacggcggcgcggagctAGGGTTTTGATCTCGCCTCGCcgggctgcgccgccgccgccatggagagGGAGCTGCTGGAGACTTTCGAGGCGGCCAAGAAGGcggccgacgcggcggccggggctGACGACTCGCCGGAAGCCGACCGCTGCCTCGACGcgctgcggcggctgcgcgCCATCCGCGTCAACACCGACGTCCTCGTCTCCACGCAGGTGAGCGGCCAACCCGATCCGATTCTTCCTTTTTGCGATGAAATCCCTCGTCTTGTGTCGTTTCGGTTGgatgcgtgcggcggcggcaataTAAGTGTGAGCGATATGGGCCGTTCGCATGAATTTGGGTTTCTTGTGGATATTCATCGGTTTGGTTCGTCAAATTGACGGGATGCTTGGAGGGATTTTTTTGGTTTCCTCTCTCTAAGGCGACGTGGGAGACGCGAGAACTGGTCCTTTGCCAGGAATTAGATCTAGTGGGTTTCTGTCTCTATTGGGGGTGGATAGGAAGATGACTCAATTTGAGTTTTTTGGAGGGCTTCCAGCTTTAGGATGTTTGTAGGCATTTAGGCAACTGCAGGTGTCTGGGATTTCTGAAACGACGCAGTTTCTACCTGATAGATAAGCAGTGTGTTGCTGTTTCCAGCTGAATTGATGAGGCTGGTGAACTACTTTTCAGTCAATATCTGAAACTGCTTCACATATCCTGACTGTTATCCTGCAACCAGTGGTGTGCCAGGCTCAGATTTGCAGTCAATATACAAATCACTTCACATATCTTGACTGTTATTCTGCAACCAGTGGTGTGCCAGGCTCAGATTTTGTCTAATCTGATCAAATATCATAGTTAATCTGCTGTTTAGCTCGAAGAATGCACATTGGCTTGTGTTTGTTTCAGGTTATATCGTGGGATTCTGATTTGGCAGGAAAGCATCCGAAACATGTGATGACTTATTTGTGGAATCTAGCTTTAAtgatttcagaaaaaaagagagTAAAAATGATTATTTTCTGGTTATCTGGTTTTGGCGGGGAAGTTTGTCAGACATGAATGGCAAGAGGGTAGTTACTAAGTTTAAATATCTTTTGTGCAAAGCATATCTAGTTACATAACATTTAATTTTGACAACCTCCCAATTAATAAGGTCTATGGATATTCTGACAGTCAGAACTTCTGACCCATTTTTTAAAACCAAGTTCTCAAGTAAAATTAGGCTGGCACATCAACTTAATACTTGCGTGTTGAACAAGCTTTCTTTTTTATCCTGATTACTTTTTTTAAGACATGGTGgttcctgttttttttcttttgctactTCACTTTCTATCCTTTATACTATGTTGTGATTTTGTCAGGTTGGCAAACGTCTTCGGCACCTTACCAAGCACCCTCACTCGGGCATTCAGGCAGTTGCTACAGACCTTTTTGGGTACTGGAAAAAGGTCGTTCTTGAAGAGACAGGAAAGAAAAATGGAAGCTCAGAGAATGAAAGATCAAGTGATTCTTCAGGAAAGGTTGAGAAGGCGAGGCCCATAAAGATTGAAAGGAATTcttcttcatcaagcatgaaggttGAGAAAAGAGATGTGGATGTTAAGGGTCAGAAGCCTGACAGTGTCAAAGTTGAGAAGACCGCTAGTAATGGTTCCAAAGCTCATCCTGTGAAGGTTGAGAGGGTTTCCAAAGAAGTCGGTAGAACTCCTGATACAAAGAAGCCAGCATCTGTCCCCACTGGACCCCCAAAACTTACATCCCTTGTCAAATGCAATGACGCTACCCGAGACAAAATCCGGGAATTACTTGCTGAAGCCTTCGCAAAGGTTTCTGGAGAGACTAGAAATGATGACCGGGAGGAAGTGAGGAACATCTTGGATGAAGTAGATGCATGTGACCCATTCAGAGTTGCTGTAACAGTGGAGTCCGCATTATTTGAGAGGCTTGGACGTTCCACTGGGGCTCACAAGGCAAAATATCGGTCAATAATGTTCAACCTGAGGGCAGATAACAACACTGATTTCCGGAGAAGAGTTCTCATTGGTCAAGTGAGGCCTGAGAGGCTTCCGGACGTATCCCCCGAAGAGATGGCCAGTGATGCAAGGAAGCAAGAGAATAAGCAGATCAAGGAAAAGGCTCTGTTTGACTGTGAGCGTGGAGGAGCACCGAAGGCAACGACTGACCAGTTCAAATGTGGCAGGTGTGGCCAGCGGAAGACGACTTACTATCAACTCCAGACTCGGAGTGCTGATGAACCGATGACAACATTTGTGACATGTGTGAACTGCAACAATCACTGGAAGTTCTGCTGAGTGGCCATCCTGCTTAAATGTTTGCGTAGTTGTGCTGAGCACCAGCCTGCTAAAATGCGTGCTCTGCTAGCTAGGGCTGTCATTTGAATTTGACAGGACAGGTTGGACTCAGTTTTTCGTCCACTAGGAGCCTTTTTCCTCTTCCCTGCTTTTCGCTCTCTGCGAACCTGATTTATTCAGATTGTACTAGTTGAACTCATAAATGTTGTTGACTTAATTATCATCACCTGTTGTACCCATCAGTTTTGGATGGCTATGTGGTTCATTGTAAATGAGATCGTGCGGTTGTTTTACAGGTTATTATGTTCTCATGGATAGTAATGTTGGCAGCACTGTTCTTTGAAAGTTCAGACGGAGATCGAATGCATTCATAATAAACCAGACGATGCTGGTAAAGTGCTGTTCTTCCATCTTTGGTTTCCATTTCCATGTACTGTGAAGCTTCTTTGAACTATGATGTTCGTGCACTTTGTTATCCAGAAAGGGCCTTGGCTTGGACAAGAAAATTGTAATGAATTGGGAAAGGATAAGAACTGCAGTCTATTGTTGCTGTTTCTAGAAGGCCACGAGAATCAGTGGAAGGCTGTCCTGTTCGATGACATGGACAGTCGGTGGAATGGTGGCGTGCCCTTGTGTTGGATGCTCGGAAAGTTGGGATCCCTCCTACTGGGTGTCTGGGTATATTCTTAGTGAAGAATTCTGGTGCCCTTGGAGGATAGGCCGGTCCGCTCATTTAAAACCTTTTGAGCCGCTATTCCTATTCGACATTGAGCTCTAGTAGATAATTAGACCTGCTTAGATCTACTTCAGGTTGTAAATTTCAATCTTACGATATCTAGCTTGTCCAAGCACCTCAGCTTTTACAATCCACCAACTGAGATTTTAAAAATTCCGTCTTCTTAACCCTTTTACAGCTTGTGCATGCAAAACAACCAACTATTCACTGAGTTAATAGAATTTTACCCACCATTATCGCCCACCTACCCGCATCCTAACTAAGGCTCTCTTTAGCTTTTTAATAATTTAATAACACGTGCATGAAAAAAACTAAACATTGGAGTTTACCAAAAATTATCATCATTACCATTCACATACCAACATACTTTATTAAAGGCTTTTCTTAACTTTTTTAACATCCTGTGCATATAAAAAGACCATTGCCATTCACATACTCATTGGAGTTTACTGAAAGTTACCCACCACCATTGCCATTCACCTACCCCATATGTTGTGTTGCTCTTCTTAGCTTTTTAATATCTTGAGCATGCAAAAAGACCAACCTACGCATTGGAGTTTATTGAAAATTACCCACCATTATCATTATCTTCTAACAACTCGTGCATGCTAACCTACACATTAGACTTTActggaaattacccaccattATCATTCACCTACCCCACAATCTGTAATAAGggcttttcttattttttgacAACCCATGCATGCAAAAAGACCAAGTAAACATTGGTGTTTATTGAAGTTATCAACTATTGCCATTTACCTACCCCCATCCCCACTAAGAGCATTATAGGCTATTgacataaaaaaaatagcaaaagcCAAAATACACACACAATTCAGAGATCCAAATACCACTTAATTCTTAACATTCCAGTTCCCACAGTTTTAGATGTATCCAAACAGATATAAATGTGCTCTTACAGGTAACCATGCTCATCAAATGCAGTCGCTCATACTCACGCATATTTTAACTCAAACAAAGGAATTAAGTTGTGTCTGCAATATGAAAAATTATTACTCTAATTTGTGGAGGATTTAATATCTGCTAGGtcaaacaagaaaataaaatcgGCATGACTCAATGGATGCCACCACAAAAGGAATCAACAAGGCTCATTGATGTTTTCGTATGCTTAAACAATGGAAGGGAAAAAATGACAAGCGCAAATAGAAATGGGAGAGTATGACTGAGGAATTGCTTGCATGGGCAGAGGCGGAGCTTGACAAACAAATCAGGAGGGGCCAACCTGTGGAATTAAGCACTAAATTCCTGTGAACAGTAGCAAAATTATTGTTTCATTCAATGGAGATTAGGTTAAGCCAGGGGTGGCCATGGCCCCCTTTGGTCTCAACTAAGCTCCGCCCCTCTGCATAGGTATTGTTATAGAAAATCAGAAAACACATGCTCATTAACTAATTACATGCTCATGATATCCTTTTACTACCGTAACTTATTTCATTACTTCTACCTTTTAACACTCGAGAAATAATAACATAACCATAGTAACAGATAGACTCATATATTTTTACATTTCACAGGCTTCACATGGGTTTCGCGATATAACTTCGACGGTGCAAAATCTTATTTCGAAAGTAGGATGTGTCTCCATAACTATATTTAGCTATCACAACTCTATCTGATTGAGTTAGATCATTCCACGCTCACAAATAAATAGGCTTCAAACCCGCCAAAAGTTATGCCATGCAACCATACACGTACCTCGATCACATATGATTATCAACTATTCAACTTAACACCATGCACATCTAGCTACATTTCTTGCGCAGAGGTCTTATTCTAACACAAAACAGATCGTAAGCCATCTGTTAACCATATTACCAAAATCCGAGAATATCCTGACCCTTGATCACCTGAAACCAGAGATTCCTATCAGATGCGGCAACGCTCGAAGAAAGGGAAATGGATGGTGGTGAAAATCATTTCATTGTTTGAGTTTCAAGATAGGGAAATGTGGTGGGAAAAGAAATGGGAAATAATAGTCTCATTTCCCACCATTCCTATCCCATCTATGGGGTGGGTTATGACCGGGATGAAATTAACTCGCACGGGTGAACATGGTCGACGCGGCCGGCGTCGTCGACCTTGCTGGGTAGGGCAGACAAGGGCAATTTGCGTGAGCTGGATTGGGGACGACCGGGATGGTTGCTTCGAGTGGCGCCGTCGCATGGTTGCTCCAAGCCGCCGCTCACCTCGTACAGCGCCGTCTTGCGGGTGTGATATTGGTTAgcttgcttcttcttccccttttatTCATGTTCCCTGGTTCTTCTTTCTCCGTGCAAAATAAATGGCTGTAGCTTTGGCTGATGGCTCTACTCTGCCTCCTCGCTCAAGGTCAACCATGCCGCCGGTCCCTCATCTTATGTGAGTGATGTGTGACCAATTAGCAAATGAATTAAAGCAAATACAAAATAAAGTGGAGACGAAACGAAACCGAAACACTAAAACTCCTCCAAAGCAGCTCGATTTTGATGCTAAGTAACTCGATTTCCAGAGTAGGTTCAATTTGGTTCCTCGCTTGC is a genomic window containing:
- the LOC117839269 gene encoding transcription elongation factor TFIIS; amino-acid sequence: MGHQLSCDLRPAQCGELKREGRSPANPTADSSRRAMASPPGANSAASSSRGAPLPLPFPFAAAAHFPSRAAVPFMPQHHHLPPTSDGDEEVEEDEESMDDGSGEEDEAELEDGAALGPQQRRASSAPGIGRAAMNGENGVRHIQEGHQWQQQSHLYNRGTEQYGSTSSGGDEPGTIPREMRVENGYGVIGRREGGPASSYWDLLRAHLSDPLTGVLMDDAMILSCGHSYGSGGMHHIYRMKACGKCGQPISEDTIRPNLALRLAVQAFKREEDSAKTLKRRRERLEQGFDLASPGCAAAAMERELLETFEAAKKAADAAAGADDSPEADRCLDALRRLRAIRVNTDVLVSTQVGKRLRHLTKHPHSGIQAVATDLFGYWKKVVLEETGKKNGSSENERSSDSSGKVEKARPIKIERNSSSSSMKVEKRDVDVKGQKPDSVKVEKTASNGSKAHPVKVERVSKEVGRTPDTKKPASVPTGPPKLTSLVKCNDATRDKIRELLAEAFAKVSGETRNDDREEVRNILDEVDACDPFRVAVTVESALFERLGRSTGAHKAKYRSIMFNLRADNNTDFRRRVLIGQVRPERLPDVSPEEMASDARKQENKQIKEKALFDCERGGAPKATTDQFKCGRCGQRKTTYYQLQTRSADEPMTTFVTCVNCNNHWKFC